From the genome of Desmodus rotundus isolate HL8 chromosome 2, HLdesRot8A.1, whole genome shotgun sequence, one region includes:
- the WDR33 gene encoding pre-mRNA 3' end processing protein WDR33 isoform X8: protein MATEIGSPPRFFHMPRFQHQAPRQLFYKRPDFAQQQAMQQLTFDGKRMRKAVNRKTIDYNPSVIKYLENRIWQRDQRDMRAIQPDAGYYNDLVPPIGMLNNPMNAVTTKFVRTSTNKVKCPVFVVRWTPEGRRLVTGASSGEFTLWNGLTFNFETILQAHDSPVRAMTWSHNDMWMLTADHGGYVKYWQSNMNNVKMFQAHKEAIREASFSPTDNKFATCSDDGTVRIWDFLRCHEERILRGKNHDLEDVSDMDSVKYVQSQDQNLTT from the exons ATGGCTACAGAAATTGGTTCTCCTCCTCGTTTTTTCCATATGCCAAGGTTCCAACACCAGGCACCTCGACAACTGTTTTATAAACGACCTGATTTTGCACAGCAGCAAGCAATGCAACAACTTACCTTTGATGGAAAACGAATGAGAAAAGCAGTAAACCGAAAAACTATTGACTATAATCCATCTGTAATTAAGTATTTGGAA AATAGAATATGGCAAAGAGACCAGAGAGATATGCGGGCAATTCAGCCTGATGCAGGTTATTATAATGAT ctggTCCCACCTATAGGGATGTTGAATAATCCTATGAATGCAGTAACAACAAAATTTGTTCGAACGTCAACAAATAAAGTAAAGTGTCCAGTATTTGTTGTTAGG tgGACTCCAGAAGGAAGACGATTGGTCACTGGAGCTTCTAGTGGAGAGTTCACCTTGTGGAATGGACTCACTTTCAATTTTGAAACAATATTACAG gCTCACGATAGCCCAGTGAGGGCCATGACTTGGTCACATAATGACATGTGGATGTTGACAGCAGACCATGGAGGATATGTGAAATATTGGCAGTCGAACATGAACAACGTCAAGATGTTCCAGGCACATAAGGAGGCGATTAGAGAGGCCAG TTTCTCACCCACGGATAATAAATTTGCTACATGCTCTGATGACGGCACTGTTAGAATCTGGGACTTTCTTCGTTGCCATGAGGAAAGAATTCTCCGAG GTAAGAACCATGACCTGGAAGACGTAAGTGACATGGACAGTGTAAAATACGTTCAAAGCCAGGACCAGAATCTTACCACGTGA
- the WDR33 gene encoding pre-mRNA 3' end processing protein WDR33 isoform X9, translating to MATEIGSPPRFFHMPRFQHQAPRQLFYKRPDFAQQQAMQQLTFDGKRMRKAVNRKTIDYNPSVIKYLENRIWQRDQRDMRAIQPDAGYYNDLVPPIGMLNNPMNAVTTKFVRTSTNKVKCPVFVVRWTPEGRRLVTGASSGEFTLWNGLTFNFETILQAHDSPVRAMTWSHNDMWMLTADHGGYVKYWQSNMNNVKMFQAHKEAIREASFSPTDNKFATCSDDGTVRIWDFLRCHEERILREEKGRKKEREGNISVWLPLVHPQLGS from the exons ATGGCTACAGAAATTGGTTCTCCTCCTCGTTTTTTCCATATGCCAAGGTTCCAACACCAGGCACCTCGACAACTGTTTTATAAACGACCTGATTTTGCACAGCAGCAAGCAATGCAACAACTTACCTTTGATGGAAAACGAATGAGAAAAGCAGTAAACCGAAAAACTATTGACTATAATCCATCTGTAATTAAGTATTTGGAA AATAGAATATGGCAAAGAGACCAGAGAGATATGCGGGCAATTCAGCCTGATGCAGGTTATTATAATGAT ctggTCCCACCTATAGGGATGTTGAATAATCCTATGAATGCAGTAACAACAAAATTTGTTCGAACGTCAACAAATAAAGTAAAGTGTCCAGTATTTGTTGTTAGG tgGACTCCAGAAGGAAGACGATTGGTCACTGGAGCTTCTAGTGGAGAGTTCACCTTGTGGAATGGACTCACTTTCAATTTTGAAACAATATTACAG gCTCACGATAGCCCAGTGAGGGCCATGACTTGGTCACATAATGACATGTGGATGTTGACAGCAGACCATGGAGGATATGTGAAATATTGGCAGTCGAACATGAACAACGTCAAGATGTTCCAGGCACATAAGGAGGCGATTAGAGAGGCCAG TTTCTCACCCACGGATAATAAATTTGCTACATGCTCTGATGACGGCACTGTTAGAATCTGGGACTTTCTTCGTTGCCATGAGGAAAGAATTCTCCGAG aggagaagggaaggaagaaagagagggagggaaacatcagtgtgtggttgcctcttgtgcacccccagtTGGGATCCTGA
- the WDR33 gene encoding pre-mRNA 3' end processing protein WDR33 isoform X10: MATEIGSPPRFFHMPRFQHQAPRQLFYKRPDFAQQQAMQQLTFDGKRMRKAVNRKTIDYNPSVIKYLENRIWQRDQRDMRAIQPDAGYYNDLVPPIGMLNNPMNAVTTKFVRTSTNKVKCPVFVVRWTPEGRRLVTGASSGEFTLWNGLTFNFETILQAHDSPVRAMTWSHNDMWMLTADHGGYVKYWQSNMNNVKMFQAHKEAIREASFSPTDNKFATCSDDGTVRIWDFLRCHEERILRGGKEKERERNVGV; the protein is encoded by the exons ATGGCTACAGAAATTGGTTCTCCTCCTCGTTTTTTCCATATGCCAAGGTTCCAACACCAGGCACCTCGACAACTGTTTTATAAACGACCTGATTTTGCACAGCAGCAAGCAATGCAACAACTTACCTTTGATGGAAAACGAATGAGAAAAGCAGTAAACCGAAAAACTATTGACTATAATCCATCTGTAATTAAGTATTTGGAA AATAGAATATGGCAAAGAGACCAGAGAGATATGCGGGCAATTCAGCCTGATGCAGGTTATTATAATGAT ctggTCCCACCTATAGGGATGTTGAATAATCCTATGAATGCAGTAACAACAAAATTTGTTCGAACGTCAACAAATAAAGTAAAGTGTCCAGTATTTGTTGTTAGG tgGACTCCAGAAGGAAGACGATTGGTCACTGGAGCTTCTAGTGGAGAGTTCACCTTGTGGAATGGACTCACTTTCAATTTTGAAACAATATTACAG gCTCACGATAGCCCAGTGAGGGCCATGACTTGGTCACATAATGACATGTGGATGTTGACAGCAGACCATGGAGGATATGTGAAATATTGGCAGTCGAACATGAACAACGTCAAGATGTTCCAGGCACATAAGGAGGCGATTAGAGAGGCCAG TTTCTCACCCACGGATAATAAATTTGCTACATGCTCTGATGACGGCACTGTTAGAATCTGGGACTTTCTTCGTTGCCATGAGGAAAGAATTCTCCGAG